A stretch of Methanobrevibacter sp. YE315 DNA encodes these proteins:
- a CDS encoding ThiF family adenylyltransferase, with protein sequence MDEKFSRTEMLVGNEGMEKLGNAKVAVFGLGGVGSFVCEGLARSGVGNFILVDFDKVDESNINRQLIATVKTIGKYKVDLMKERILEINPKANVEVYKEFYMADSKTDIITEDLSYVVDCVDTIMAKIAIICKCDALDVPVISSMGTGNKLDPSMFEVADIYETSVCPLARIMKKDLRKRNIEKLKVVYSKENPINTNDCAINQDRKYKVKGSVSFVPSVAGLIIAGEVVKDIAGV encoded by the coding sequence ATGGATGAGAAGTTTTCAAGAACAGAAATGTTGGTTGGAAATGAAGGAATGGAAAAGCTGGGCAATGCCAAAGTGGCCGTTTTTGGCCTTGGCGGCGTCGGCTCATTTGTTTGCGAAGGGCTTGCAAGAAGCGGAGTGGGCAATTTTATCCTGGTAGACTTTGACAAGGTGGATGAAAGCAATATCAACAGGCAACTGATTGCAACAGTCAAAACAATCGGCAAATACAAGGTCGATTTGATGAAAGAGAGGATTTTAGAAATCAATCCTAAAGCAAACGTTGAAGTGTATAAGGAATTCTATATGGCAGATTCGAAGACAGACATCATTACCGAAGACCTGTCCTATGTTGTCGATTGTGTGGATACCATAATGGCCAAGATTGCAATAATCTGCAAATGCGATGCCCTTGATGTTCCGGTCATCTCTTCCATGGGCACCGGGAACAAATTGGACCCTTCAATGTTTGAAGTGGCAGACATTTACGAGACTTCTGTATGTCCGCTTGCCAGGATAATGAAAAAGGACCTTAGAAAGAGGAATATAGAGAAGCTGAAGGTGGTCTATTCAAAGGAAAACCCCATAAACACGAACGATTGTGCAATAAATCAGGACAGGAAATATAAGGTGAAGGGCAGCGTTTCATTTGTGCCGTCAGTTGCAGGTCTGATAATTGCAGGTGAAGTTGTAAAGGATATTGCCGGTGTTTGA
- a CDS encoding V4R domain-containing protein codes for MSEKKPIQIFSNVNENIGVNVVKSPVKLTILEMLRDSEMEFDEIVSNTGKSKSTVSVHLKGLREDGIISYRVHPKDNRKKIFYINSKYLGSVNISEPKEIEETQSDYLIKNIVEEDAEFSTLLFHTLKAMLIQEGVNIDPILQSTGNSIGRSIFDMLYDDDLDIFLDNIADFWQRKGLGRLTFEVGQIIKITTYDCFECELLPKTGKPACFLDTGIFEGLFTEFFNLPVSVIETQCFTMGDGKCVFEVEPQHIKAY; via the coding sequence ATGAGTGAAAAAAAACCCATTCAGATTTTTTCTAACGTTAACGAAAACATTGGTGTCAATGTTGTCAAAAGTCCAGTAAAACTTACAATCCTAGAAATGTTGCGCGATAGCGAAATGGAATTCGATGAAATAGTGAGCAACACAGGAAAATCAAAATCAACAGTTTCTGTACATCTAAAAGGTTTAAGAGAAGACGGCATTATCTCTTACAGAGTTCATCCTAAAGACAATAGGAAAAAAATATTCTACATCAATTCCAAGTATCTCGGATCCGTAAACATATCAGAGCCTAAGGAGATTGAAGAAACCCAATCAGATTATCTGATTAAAAACATTGTCGAAGAGGATGCGGAATTCTCCACATTACTGTTCCATACATTAAAGGCAATGCTCATTCAGGAAGGTGTAAATATAGATCCTATTCTACAGTCAACAGGAAATAGCATAGGCAGATCTATTTTTGACATGCTGTATGATGACGATTTGGATATTTTCCTGGATAATATTGCAGATTTCTGGCAAAGGAAAGGTTTGGGAAGACTGACCTTTGAAGTTGGCCAGATTATCAAAATCACAACCTACGACTGTTTCGAATGCGAACTGCTTCCTAAAACCGGAAAGCCGGCCTGCTTTTTAGACACTGGAATTTTCGAAGGTTTGTTCACAGAGTTCTTCAATTTGCCCGTAAGCGTAATTGAAACCCAATGCTTTACTATGGGCGATGGAAAGTGTGTGTTTGAGGTAGAACCCCAACACATCAAAGCCTACTAA
- the cobI gene encoding precorrin-2 C(20)-methyltransferase produces the protein MAEKGKLYGIGVGPGDSELITLKAARILGTVPVIFSPKSSKEKDSIALSIVRPILEKRDDYKRLMIVAPIFPMIEDKAELEKIWDSASEMISQYLDSGRDVAFVTLGDTSIFSTYSYVQKRLIGKYEIETIPGITSFTACAAAKNEALVEQNQILTVVPKIDDRLEQVLEYSDSIVLMKASRNTSALEASIEEKDRKKEIYSVQNCTREDEKIIEGFSHEKPYLTTTIIKFDDD, from the coding sequence ATGGCTGAAAAAGGAAAATTATATGGAATCGGTGTTGGACCTGGGGACAGTGAATTGATAACTCTAAAAGCGGCAAGGATATTAGGAACAGTCCCGGTCATCTTCTCACCAAAATCCTCAAAAGAAAAAGACAGCATTGCATTATCAATTGTCAGACCTATACTTGAGAAAAGAGATGATTATAAAAGATTAATGATTGTTGCACCTATCTTTCCAATGATAGAGGACAAAGCTGAACTTGAAAAGATTTGGGACAGCGCATCTGAAATGATATCACAGTACCTTGACAGCGGAAGGGATGTCGCTTTCGTCACACTTGGAGACACTTCCATATTCAGTACATACTCATATGTACAGAAAAGACTGATTGGAAAATACGAAATCGAAACCATTCCTGGAATTACTTCTTTTACTGCATGTGCAGCTGCTAAAAACGAAGCTTTGGTGGAGCAGAACCAAATCCTGACTGTTGTTCCAAAAATCGATGACAGGCTAGAGCAAGTTCTTGAATACAGCGATTCAATAGTGCTTATGAAAGCTTCAAGAAACACATCTGCACTTGAAGCAAGCATTGAAGAAAAAGATAGGAAAAAAGAGATTTATTCTGTTCAAAACTGTACCCGCGAGGACGAAAAGATTATTGAAGGCTTTTCTCACGAAAAACCTTATCTCACCACCACAATCATCAAATTTGACGATGATTAG
- a CDS encoding helicase C-terminal domain-containing protein produces MSNSMFCPNCGMLKSNCTCGKYPKEESKGPTNLFSFSKPRSSSILDDEIPEVYSIDDHKQDEGTAAYLKEIYPHIDDDIIENFPFKEPRVGQLDIIQDINDAIRKGYKYIILEAGTGTGKSAIATTLAKMYESAYILTMTKQLQSQYCDEFEFPLVKGRNNFACLNDNLESTCDIGACKTTPTSSKFFCPYGVAKNPTLDAELAFEDSFGGTVFYQSADHCHYWNQKANAVNSPITLMNYDYAIVELNYVKHFGTRSLLILDEAHNIENKLMATMEVNLYNRTLEKDINKHISPETLKDGELEDWKMEIEAICDSYEDIDLKDVAKNKADRIRSTIARLKTLRNNLDSEPKNWVIDSEETGVSFKPLRVHHYAKDNLLKYGDVVIFMSATILSHKMFSKWLGLNPNEVYHIKVDSPFSKEKRPIILNLAGKMSANRIKKTAPKTIPILQEILKKHEGDKGLIHTHSYKCQQYIVNNLYNSRLISHSSKNREQILNFFEKDENPLVLVSPSMSEGVDLPYDKCRFQIIYKVPFPYLGDKQVNMRMKRDKKWYAYKTVMTLMQAYGRGMRAEDDSCYTYIIDSDINMLFKSPMYRSLIPDFFKEAVVRVKK; encoded by the coding sequence ATGTCTAATTCTATGTTTTGCCCAAATTGCGGTATGCTTAAAAGTAACTGTACCTGTGGAAAATATCCAAAAGAGGAATCTAAAGGTCCGACAAATCTTTTTAGTTTTTCCAAACCCAGAAGCTCTTCAATTTTGGATGACGAAATTCCTGAGGTTTATTCGATTGATGACCACAAGCAGGATGAGGGAACAGCCGCATACCTCAAGGAGATATACCCCCACATCGACGATGACATAATTGAAAATTTCCCGTTCAAGGAGCCTAGGGTAGGCCAGCTTGACATCATCCAGGACATCAACGATGCAATCAGAAAGGGCTATAAGTACATTATTCTGGAAGCGGGGACAGGAACAGGTAAATCCGCAATAGCAACAACCCTTGCGAAAATGTATGAATCAGCATACATTCTGACAATGACAAAGCAGCTCCAGTCACAGTATTGCGACGAATTCGAATTCCCGCTTGTCAAGGGAAGAAACAATTTCGCCTGCCTGAATGACAATCTGGAATCCACATGTGACATCGGAGCCTGCAAGACAACACCTACCTCAAGCAAATTCTTCTGTCCTTATGGGGTGGCCAAAAACCCGACATTGGATGCGGAACTAGCTTTTGAAGATTCCTTCGGCGGCACGGTTTTCTATCAGTCAGCTGACCACTGCCACTACTGGAACCAAAAGGCCAATGCCGTCAATTCGCCGATTACATTGATGAACTATGACTATGCAATCGTGGAGCTCAACTACGTCAAGCACTTCGGAACCCGCTCACTTCTGATTTTGGACGAAGCCCACAACATTGAAAACAAGCTGATGGCAACAATGGAAGTCAACCTGTACAACAGGACTCTTGAAAAGGACATTAACAAGCACATAAGCCCCGAAACATTAAAGGATGGGGAGCTTGAAGACTGGAAGATGGAAATTGAAGCCATCTGCGACAGCTATGAAGACATTGACCTGAAGGATGTGGCCAAAAACAAAGCTGACAGAATCAGATCAACAATCGCCAGATTGAAAACCCTAAGAAACAACCTTGATAGCGAACCCAAAAATTGGGTCATCGACAGCGAGGAAACAGGAGTTTCATTCAAGCCTTTAAGGGTTCATCATTATGCCAAGGACAACCTGCTGAAGTACGGTGATGTTGTAATATTCATGAGTGCAACAATACTGTCCCACAAGATGTTTTCCAAATGGCTGGGCTTGAATCCTAACGAAGTCTATCATATCAAGGTTGACAGTCCGTTTTCAAAGGAAAAAAGGCCAATAATCCTTAATTTGGCCGGAAAGATGTCTGCAAACAGAATAAAAAAGACCGCTCCGAAAACAATACCTATACTGCAGGAGATTCTAAAGAAGCATGAGGGAGACAAGGGTCTGATTCACACCCACAGCTACAAGTGCCAGCAGTATATTGTCAATAACCTTTATAATTCAAGGCTGATTTCACATTCATCAAAAAACAGAGAGCAGATATTGAACTTCTTTGAAAAGGATGAAAATCCACTGGTTTTAGTATCACCTTCAATGAGCGAAGGTGTCGATTTGCCCTATGACAAATGCAGGTTCCAGATAATCTACAAGGTGCCGTTCCCGTATCTTGGGGATAAGCAGGTAAACATGAGGATGAAAAGGGATAAGAAATGGTATGCCTATAAGACAGTAATGACATTGATGCAGGCATACGGGCGCGGAATGAGAGCTGAAGACGATTCATGCTACACATATATCATTGACAGCGACATCAACATGCTTTTCAAAAGTCCTATGTACCGGTCACTGATTCCTGACTTTTTCAAGGAGGCAGTTGTCAGAGTAAAAAAATAA
- a CDS encoding ABC transporter permease — MKDSKEKEHRISNLKDMIDNVKDENVYQFDEMEEDEELIEYLNKDAADFDDFEIDDEFIYRPGDETDPDVNLEENPIDENYIIKTPKESSIEDGNDSFENEEIDDIVSDVSNNFDALLNAKIGRTSILGILSTLLGLILVVVSAIIFQSRSDRVIDNVVSGETNFISIIILAIGVLLLIYGLYKVLHIRNPLSNITSTIDSIDLDENKSASKDNVSKSQPDDDTYKIGEFGIDELKAKFRKNKKTKNQPITEEDFDKIPPAREKEESKKGLTAEEIEDIEYKQAKLDHESIDEIFAEVEAIEDVPLDFEDK; from the coding sequence ATGAAAGATTCTAAAGAAAAAGAGCATAGGATTTCAAACCTGAAGGACATGATCGATAATGTAAAGGATGAAAATGTCTATCAGTTTGATGAAATGGAAGAAGATGAAGAATTAATTGAATATCTCAACAAAGATGCTGCAGATTTTGATGATTTTGAAATTGATGATGAGTTCATCTACCGCCCTGGAGATGAAACAGACCCTGACGTCAATCTTGAAGAAAACCCGATTGATGAAAACTACATTATAAAAACACCTAAGGAAAGCAGCATCGAAGACGGCAACGATTCTTTTGAAAACGAAGAAATAGATGATATCGTAAGCGATGTGAGCAACAATTTCGATGCGCTTCTAAACGCGAAAATCGGAAGAACCTCTATTTTAGGTATTTTAAGCACACTTTTAGGATTGATTCTTGTTGTAGTTTCAGCAATCATCTTCCAGTCACGAAGTGATAGGGTAATCGACAATGTTGTTTCCGGAGAAACAAACTTCATATCCATAATAATCCTTGCAATAGGAGTTTTATTATTAATCTACGGATTATATAAGGTACTGCATATCAGAAATCCACTGAGCAACATTACAAGCACTATTGATTCAATAGACCTTGATGAAAACAAAAGTGCTTCAAAAGATAATGTTTCAAAAAGCCAGCCGGATGATGATACCTACAAAATAGGCGAATTCGGTATTGATGAATTAAAAGCTAAATTTAGAAAAAACAAAAAAACCAAAAACCAACCAATCACCGAAGAAGATTTTGATAAGATTCCTCCAGCAAGAGAGAAGGAAGAAAGCAAAAAGGGCTTGACTGCTGAGGAAATTGAAGATATTGAATACAAGCAAGCAAAGCTTGATCATGAAAGTATCGATGAGATTTTTGCAGAAGTTGAAGCTATCGAAGATGTTCCTTTAGATTTCGAAGATAAATAA
- a CDS encoding transcription factor S, with protein sequence MEFCPKCNGIVFPTKDGILKCNNCGYSNELKEEDIGKFEFSKKIEATEETVKNLGEDIDMRSTITETCPECGHDEAYYELKQTRSADEAPTRIFTCAKCKHTWRAYH encoded by the coding sequence ATGGAGTTTTGTCCTAAATGTAATGGAATCGTATTTCCAACAAAAGATGGGATTTTAAAATGCAATAACTGCGGATATTCAAACGAACTTAAAGAAGAGGATATCGGCAAATTTGAGTTTTCTAAAAAAATAGAAGCTACTGAAGAAACCGTGAAGAATTTGGGCGAAGATATAGACATGCGCTCAACAATAACCGAAACCTGTCCGGAATGCGGACATGATGAAGCTTATTATGAATTAAAACAGACCCGTAGTGCTGATGAAGCACCTACTCGTATTTTTACATGCGCCAAATGCAAGCATACTTGGAGAGCATATCACTGA
- a CDS encoding NUDIX hydrolase yields MTKYKIPSLTTDILIFDDDFNFILIKRKNDPYKDCWALPGGFVEYGETVETAAVREAKEETSIDVELKDLVNVYSNPDRDPRRHTVTIAYTAKGDFNTRKADSDASDIGIFSAEELDEINLAFDHEKIIKDCLNKAKNEE; encoded by the coding sequence ATGACCAAATACAAAATACCCTCACTTACTACCGACATACTTATTTTTGACGATGACTTCAACTTTATTTTAATCAAAAGGAAAAACGACCCATACAAGGATTGCTGGGCATTGCCGGGAGGTTTCGTTGAGTACGGGGAAACCGTGGAAACAGCAGCCGTACGGGAAGCAAAAGAAGAAACAAGCATTGACGTTGAACTCAAAGATTTAGTTAACGTTTATTCAAATCCAGACAGAGACCCACGCAGACATACAGTAACCATTGCATATACTGCAAAAGGTGATTTCAACACCAGGAAAGCGGACAGCGATGCAAGTGATATCGGCATCTTTTCGGCTGAAGAATTAGATGAAATCAATCTTGCTTTTGACCATGAGAAAATAATAAAAGATTGTTTAAATAAAGCTAAAAATGAAGAATAA
- a CDS encoding DNA-directed RNA polymerase subunit L has translation MENFEIIEDKTLELTFIVKDESHGVCNALRHILMQNPDVEYAVYNIDHPLTGKPEMTIKTKRGKRPRKALKKAAEELQKESAEFKKIIDEAL, from the coding sequence ATGGAAAATTTTGAAATTATAGAAGATAAAACTTTAGAATTAACTTTTATTGTAAAAGATGAAAGCCATGGAGTTTGCAATGCATTAAGACACATTCTAATGCAAAACCCTGATGTTGAATATGCTGTTTACAATATTGATCACCCTCTTACCGGCAAACCGGAAATGACCATCAAAACCAAAAGAGGAAAAAGACCTAGAAAAGCGTTGAAAAAAGCAGCAGAAGAACTCCAAAAGGAAAGCGCTGAATTTAAAAAAATTATTGATGAAGCTTTATAA
- a CDS encoding exosome complex RNA-binding protein Csl4, with translation MNIEDEQIVMPGDKLGIIEQYLPGEGTYDDNGEIKSSVLGNVKINQKMKVISVVSDAKPALLKVGDIVYGQITDIKPQRANVNIECIKDNARPLALPYMGAIHISQAKKDYLEKLSDAFRIGDIIQAKVIKITGDNVDLGTVDDDCGVLKAMCTRCRDFMHTTQKVNELQCNTCNKKEKRKVSNNYVND, from the coding sequence ATGAATATAGAAGATGAACAGATAGTAATGCCTGGTGATAAATTAGGAATTATTGAACAATACCTTCCTGGAGAAGGTACCTATGACGACAATGGTGAAATTAAATCATCAGTGCTTGGAAATGTTAAAATTAATCAAAAAATGAAGGTTATTTCTGTTGTGTCAGATGCAAAGCCTGCTCTTTTAAAAGTTGGAGATATAGTATACGGTCAGATTACCGACATCAAGCCACAAAGAGCAAACGTGAATATTGAATGTATAAAAGACAACGCAAGGCCATTGGCATTGCCTTACATGGGTGCCATACACATCTCACAAGCCAAAAAAGATTACTTGGAAAAATTATCAGATGCTTTTAGAATAGGAGACATTATTCAAGCAAAAGTTATCAAGATTACTGGAGATAATGTCGATTTAGGTACTGTAGATGATGATTGCGGAGTCCTAAAAGCCATGTGCACCCGCTGCAGAGACTTTATGCATACTACACAAAAAGTAAATGAACTTCAATGTAATACATGTAACAAGAAAGAAAAACGTAAAGTATCAAACAACTACGTTAATGATTAA
- the dph2 gene encoding diphthamide biosynthesis enzyme Dph2, translating into MSMYNMDLDKAIRKIQSKDAKTVGLQFPEGLKMQAVKIAREIERQTDATVIISGDPCFGACDVSDYKMKGSVDLIIHYGHTPLPLRYEVPTLFIEAFSNIDVKKDLEKCLEELKDYSRVGLVTTTQHLHLLNEIYDYLEDNGKEVVVGSSPSTRKGQVLGCNFSSIKDLDAEIILFVGSGNFHPLGINLFSNTPVLAIDPYNNEIRRMDDYTDRILRIRFARITKAKSAKKWGILVSTKEGQYRMKLAKEIKKTLEESGMEAYIIMVDNVTPDILLPYLELDAFVVSACPRIAIDDSQMYKKPLLTPQELEIVLNKREWENYQLDEILFHERYK; encoded by the coding sequence ATGTCAATGTACAATATGGATTTGGACAAGGCAATCCGTAAAATCCAGTCAAAAGACGCTAAAACCGTTGGTCTCCAGTTTCCGGAAGGCCTGAAGATGCAGGCAGTAAAGATTGCCCGCGAAATAGAAAGGCAAACCGATGCGACAGTCATCATATCAGGAGACCCGTGTTTCGGAGCATGCGACGTAAGCGACTATAAGATGAAAGGTTCCGTCGATTTGATTATACATTACGGACACACCCCCCTTCCCTTAAGATACGAAGTGCCTACCCTGTTCATAGAAGCCTTCTCAAATATAGATGTCAAAAAGGACCTTGAAAAATGCCTTGAAGAGCTTAAGGACTATTCAAGAGTAGGGCTTGTCACAACAACACAGCACCTGCACCTTTTAAATGAAATTTATGATTATCTTGAAGACAATGGAAAGGAAGTTGTCGTCGGCTCATCACCTTCAACCAGAAAGGGCCAGGTTCTCGGATGCAACTTCTCATCAATAAAGGATCTGGATGCCGAAATAATACTTTTTGTCGGAAGCGGAAATTTCCACCCGCTGGGAATCAACCTGTTTTCAAACACCCCTGTTCTGGCCATCGATCCATACAACAATGAAATCAGGAGAATGGATGATTACACAGACAGGATCTTAAGAATAAGATTTGCAAGAATCACAAAGGCAAAATCTGCTAAAAAATGGGGAATACTGGTATCCACAAAGGAAGGCCAGTACAGGATGAAGCTTGCAAAGGAAATCAAAAAGACACTTGAAGAAAGCGGGATGGAAGCCTACATCATCATGGTGGACAATGTCACACCCGACATTTTGCTTCCTTACCTTGAACTGGATGCCTTTGTCGTGAGCGCATGTCCTAGAATAGCTATCGATGACTCTCAAATGTATAAAAAGCCACTTCTAACACCACAGGAACTGGAAATAGTATTGAACAAGCGTGAATGGGAAAACTATCAGTTGGATGAAATCTTATTCCATGAGCGCTACAAATAG
- the hpt gene encoding hypoxanthine/guanine phosphoribosyltransferase yields MLEEVIKSLESSPVVKKGEYNYFVNPISDGVPAMDPKMLRELSLEVYKHADLNIDKIVAVEAMGIHLATALSLATDIPFVVIRKREYGLEGETQVYQKTGYGSSNLFINDLHPGERILLIDDVVSTGGTLIALLNTLDDLGLDIRSTVAVIEKGEGKEIVEKETGHEVLTIVKLDVIDGKVVIEKTIED; encoded by the coding sequence ATGTTGGAAGAAGTAATTAAATCATTGGAATCATCACCGGTAGTAAAAAAAGGAGAGTATAATTATTTTGTAAATCCGATAAGCGATGGAGTTCCTGCAATGGACCCTAAAATGCTTAGGGAACTGTCACTTGAAGTCTACAAGCATGCGGATTTAAACATTGATAAAATTGTTGCTGTGGAAGCTATGGGAATTCATTTGGCAACTGCATTGTCCCTTGCAACAGACATTCCATTTGTAGTGATACGCAAAAGGGAATACGGCCTTGAAGGAGAAACCCAAGTCTATCAGAAAACCGGATACGGCTCATCAAACCTTTTCATAAACGACCTGCATCCTGGAGAAAGGATTCTTCTCATTGACGATGTTGTAAGCACTGGCGGAACCCTAATAGCCCTGCTCAATACCCTGGATGATTTGGGTCTGGACATCAGGTCAACCGTGGCGGTAATCGAAAAGGGTGAAGGAAAGGAAATCGTCGAAAAGGAAACCGGCCACGAGGTACTCACTATCGTAAAACTGGATGTCATTGATGGAAAAGTCGTGATTGAAAAGACAATTGAAGATTAA
- a CDS encoding signal recognition particle protein Srp54, producing MDMLGNLGENLTNTMKKLVGMSVIDKKTIKEVVKDIQRALIQSDVNIKLVLDLSKKIESRALEEEPPKGITPREHVITIIYEEMVNLLGSEAAGLEINDRPYKILFLGLQGSGKTTTIGKLCRYLQKKGFNPAVVCTDTWRPAAYEQLRQLTEEMDVPLYGDPDNKDALDLAQKGLQEFKNRKVIIFDTAGRHKQEEDLIAEMNELDNIIEPNEAILVIDGTIGQQAGEQARAFSQATDIGSIIITKLDGSAKGGGAMSAVAETGAPIKFIGTGERIDDFELFDPERFISRLLGMGDIKSLIEKAEETIDEDIAEKTMNNMLTGKFTLEDMKNQFEMMNKMGPMQQVLNMIPGMGNKISKEASKMTEDKIESYKIMMSSMTEEEMKNPKIIKQSRIQRIARGAGVQESEVKELLKYYNNTKKTMKGIGKRGGRLRGGGGSMNRMMGQFMNR from the coding sequence ATTGATATGCTTGGAAATTTAGGAGAAAATCTTACTAATACGATGAAGAAATTAGTAGGAATGTCCGTAATTGATAAAAAGACTATAAAAGAAGTTGTAAAGGATATACAACGTGCTTTAATTCAATCTGACGTTAACATTAAATTAGTTCTGGATTTATCAAAAAAAATTGAAAGCAGGGCCCTTGAAGAGGAACCTCCGAAAGGAATCACTCCAAGGGAACATGTAATAACAATTATCTATGAGGAAATGGTAAATCTTTTGGGCAGCGAAGCTGCAGGACTGGAGATTAATGACAGGCCTTATAAAATCCTGTTCCTTGGTTTGCAGGGTAGTGGTAAGACCACAACAATCGGTAAGCTATGCAGATATCTGCAGAAGAAAGGTTTCAATCCTGCCGTTGTCTGTACAGACACATGGAGGCCAGCGGCTTACGAGCAGTTAAGGCAGTTGACTGAAGAGATGGATGTTCCGCTATACGGAGACCCTGACAACAAGGATGCGCTTGATTTGGCGCAAAAGGGTTTGCAGGAATTCAAGAACAGAAAGGTTATCATTTTCGATACAGCCGGTAGGCACAAGCAGGAAGAGGACCTTATTGCCGAAATGAATGAACTGGACAATATAATCGAGCCGAATGAAGCCATTCTTGTCATTGACGGTACTATCGGTCAGCAGGCCGGTGAACAGGCAAGGGCATTTTCACAGGCAACCGACATCGGATCAATCATAATTACAAAGCTTGACGGTTCAGCGAAAGGTGGGGGCGCAATGTCTGCAGTTGCAGAAACCGGCGCACCAATCAAGTTCATCGGTACAGGTGAGAGAATAGATGACTTTGAATTATTCGACCCTGAAAGGTTCATTTCAAGATTGCTTGGAATGGGAGACATCAAGTCCCTTATAGAAAAGGCTGAAGAGACCATCGACGAGGACATTGCAGAAAAGACCATGAACAACATGCTCACCGGAAAGTTCACATTGGAAGACATGAAAAACCAGTTTGAAATGATGAACAAGATGGGACCGATGCAGCAGGTCCTGAACATGATTCCGGGCATGGGAAACAAGATATCAAAAGAAGCCTCAAAGATGACCGAAGACAAGATAGAGTCCTACAAGATAATGATGTCTTCAATGACCGAAGAGGAAATGAAGAATCCGAAAATCATCAAGCAGTCACGCATTCAGAGGATTGCCCGCGGAGCAGGTGTGCAGGAAAGCGAAGTCAAGGAGCTTTTGAAATACTACAACAATACCAAAAAGACCATGAAAGGCATTGGAAAACGCGGCGGCCGTCTGCGCGGCGGTGGCGGTTCAATGAACCGTATGATGGGACAATTTATGAACAGATAA